In Thiohalorhabdus sp. Cl-TMA, one genomic interval encodes:
- the leuD gene encoding 3-isopropylmalate dehydratase small subunit gives MEPFTRHKGLVAPLDRANVDTDAIIPKQFLKSIERTGFGVNLFDEWRYLDEGEPGKDNSARPENPDFVLNQSRYRGAQVLLARENFGCGSSREHAPWALADYGIRVIIAPSFADIFANNCTKNGILTITLDEATVDQLFKEVEELPGHELHVDLDAQTITTPHDERLFFEVDEHKKHMLWEGLDEIGLTLERDAAIGGFESEYGRRAPWVFGVPVQG, from the coding sequence GTGGAACCGTTTACCCGTCACAAGGGTCTCGTGGCGCCGCTGGACCGCGCCAATGTGGACACCGACGCCATCATCCCCAAGCAGTTCCTGAAGTCCATCGAGCGAACCGGCTTCGGGGTGAACCTGTTCGACGAATGGCGCTACCTGGACGAGGGGGAGCCGGGCAAGGACAATAGCGCCCGCCCGGAGAACCCCGACTTCGTCCTCAACCAGTCCCGCTACCGTGGGGCCCAGGTGCTGCTGGCCCGGGAGAACTTCGGCTGCGGCAGCTCCCGGGAGCACGCCCCGTGGGCGCTGGCCGACTATGGCATCCGGGTGATCATCGCGCCGAGCTTTGCCGACATCTTCGCCAACAACTGCACCAAGAACGGCATCCTCACCATCACCCTGGACGAGGCCACCGTGGACCAGCTGTTCAAGGAGGTCGAGGAGCTGCCGGGCCATGAGCTGCATGTGGATCTGGACGCTCAGACCATTACGACACCCCATGACGAGCGGCTCTTCTTCGAGGTGGATGAGCACAAGAAGCATATGCTCTGGGAGGGTCTCGACGAGATCGGCTTGACGCTGGAGCGCGATGCCGCCATTGGCGGTTTCGAGTCGGAATATGGCCGGCGGGCGCCCTGGGTGTTCGGGGTGCCCGTGCAGGGCTGA
- the leuB gene encoding 3-isopropylmalate dehydrogenase translates to MTHKLAVLPGDGIGPDIVREACKVLETLRTNFGLDMAWEEAPVGGTAYDQSGHPLPEATLELARGADAVLLGAVGGPRWEALDYSVRPERALLALRKELDLFANLRPAKVFPELAGASALKPEVVAGIDIMVVRELTGGIYFGEPRGVEELPDGRRKGVNTLVYASDEIERIARVAFDIARKRSGRVCSIDKANVLESTELWREVVTDVGTREFPDVELSHMYVDNAAMQLVRAPGQFDVMVTTNMFGDILSDEASMLTGSIGLLPSASLNTEGAGMYEPIHGSAPDIAGTGKANPLATILSVGMMLRYSLDESELADRVERAVEKVLEDGLRTPDIAAEGEQAIGTAEMGDAVVAALRG, encoded by the coding sequence ATGACGCATAAGCTCGCCGTTCTACCCGGTGACGGTATCGGCCCCGATATCGTCCGCGAGGCCTGCAAGGTCCTGGAGACCCTGCGCACCAATTTCGGCCTGGACATGGCCTGGGAAGAGGCGCCGGTGGGCGGCACCGCTTACGACCAGTCCGGCCACCCCCTGCCGGAGGCCACCCTTGAGCTGGCCAGGGGGGCGGACGCCGTGCTCCTCGGCGCGGTGGGCGGTCCGCGGTGGGAGGCCCTGGATTACAGCGTGCGTCCGGAACGGGCCCTGCTGGCCTTGCGCAAGGAGCTGGACCTGTTCGCCAATCTCCGGCCCGCCAAGGTCTTTCCCGAACTGGCGGGGGCCTCCGCGCTCAAGCCCGAGGTGGTGGCCGGCATCGATATCATGGTGGTGCGGGAGCTCACCGGCGGGATCTACTTCGGTGAGCCGCGCGGTGTGGAGGAGCTGCCCGACGGCCGGCGCAAGGGCGTGAACACCCTGGTATATGCCAGCGACGAGATCGAGCGCATCGCCCGGGTGGCCTTCGATATCGCCCGCAAGCGCTCCGGCCGCGTGTGCAGCATCGACAAGGCCAATGTGCTCGAGTCCACCGAGCTATGGCGCGAGGTGGTAACCGATGTGGGCACTCGGGAATTTCCCGATGTTGAGCTGTCTCACATGTACGTGGATAACGCGGCCATGCAGCTCGTCCGGGCACCCGGGCAGTTCGACGTCATGGTGACCACGAACATGTTCGGCGACATCCTTTCCGACGAGGCCAGCATGCTCACCGGCTCCATCGGTCTGCTGCCCAGCGCCTCCCTGAATACCGAAGGCGCCGGGATGTACGAGCCCATCCACGGCTCGGCACCGGATATCGCCGGCACCGGAAAGGCCAATCCCCTGGCCACCATCCTGTCGGTGGGCATGATGCTCCGTTACAGCCTGGACGAGAGCGAGCTGGCCGACCGGGTGGAGCGGGCCGTGGAGAAGGTCCTGGAGGACGGGCTGCGCACCCCGGATATCGCCGCCGAGGGCGAGCAGGCCATCGGCACCGCCGAGATGGGCGACGCGGTGGTGGCGGCCTTGCGCGGCTAG
- the asd gene encoding aspartate-semialdehyde dehydrogenase, protein MKRIGFVGWRGMVGSVLMQRMREEDDFKGIEPVFFSTSQAGQPGPDVGVKVPALQDANDLDALREMDAVVTTQGGDYTEAVYGPLRDSGWKGYWIDAASTLRMADDSLIILDPVNRDRIDAALEQGTKTFVGGNCTVSLMLMALGGLFREGLVEWMTSMTYQAASGAGAQNMRELVRQMGTLRDAAGARLDDPASGILEIDRAMTETMRAGDFPVENFGVPLAGSLIPWIDKPMENGQSKEEWKGSEETNKILGRRNAPIPIDGTCVRVGAMRSHAQAFTIKLTRDVPVAEVESLLGSANDWVRVVPNEKEPSMESLSPAAATGTLEVPVGRLRKMRMGGEYLNAFSVGDQLLWGAAEPVRRMLGILVPS, encoded by the coding sequence GTGAAGCGGATCGGATTCGTCGGCTGGCGGGGCATGGTGGGCTCCGTGCTCATGCAGCGCATGCGCGAGGAAGACGATTTCAAGGGGATCGAGCCGGTGTTCTTCTCCACCTCCCAGGCCGGCCAGCCGGGTCCCGACGTGGGCGTGAAGGTGCCGGCCCTGCAGGATGCCAATGACCTCGACGCCCTGCGGGAGATGGATGCTGTGGTCACCACCCAGGGCGGCGACTACACCGAGGCGGTATACGGGCCCCTGCGGGATTCCGGCTGGAAGGGCTACTGGATCGACGCGGCCTCCACCCTGCGTATGGCCGACGACAGCCTCATCATCCTCGACCCGGTGAATCGCGACCGCATCGACGCCGCCCTGGAGCAGGGCACCAAGACCTTCGTTGGTGGCAACTGCACGGTGAGCCTCATGCTCATGGCCCTGGGCGGGCTATTCCGCGAGGGTCTGGTGGAGTGGATGACCTCCATGACCTACCAGGCCGCTTCCGGCGCGGGTGCCCAGAACATGCGCGAGCTGGTGCGCCAGATGGGCACCCTCCGCGACGCGGCCGGCGCGCGCCTGGATGACCCTGCCAGCGGCATCCTGGAAATCGACCGTGCCATGACCGAGACAATGCGCGCCGGGGACTTCCCCGTGGAGAACTTCGGCGTGCCGCTGGCCGGCAGCCTCATCCCCTGGATCGACAAGCCCATGGAGAATGGCCAGAGCAAGGAGGAATGGAAGGGCTCCGAGGAAACCAACAAGATACTCGGACGCCGGAACGCCCCCATTCCTATCGATGGCACCTGCGTCCGGGTGGGGGCTATGCGCTCCCATGCCCAGGCCTTCACCATCAAGCTCACGCGCGACGTGCCGGTGGCGGAGGTGGAAAGCCTCCTCGGCTCCGCCAATGACTGGGTGCGGGTGGTGCCGAATGAGAAAGAGCCCAGCATGGAAAGCCTGAGCCCCGCGGCTGCCACCGGTACCCTGGAGGTGCCCGTTGGCCGGCTGCGCAAGATGCGCATGGGTGGCGAATACCTGAACGCCTTTTCCGTGGGGGACCAGCTCCTCTGGGGGGCCGCCGAGCCCGTTCGGCGCATGCTGGGTATCCTGGTGCCGAGCTAG
- a CDS encoding FimV/HubP family polar landmark protein, with the protein MPKSAHPGRLRNPSRARPTSSAKAGSAAVVFGGFMAVSPATMALGLGDLQVESKLGSPLHAEAPIHLSGGESGSPLEATLAAPADYEMVGKSPSPVVNQIQVRLVGDASPRIVISSSRPVTDPLFEVMIRVGDGDNQVLKMYTVALDPAKATPPPSAANSRSAEAEPSRARQAQDRRTNSATSGGGSVPRKVGPAVERPKVAVTEGWSKRNRYGPVREGDTLATIVQRVRRDPSVPEESAVVAVWKENPEAFIDNNMNLLRRGAVLEMPEEQRIRRIPVAEAQKTILEQRREWTARGRPQVKTNPGHERYRLKVALDQSEKGKQAEDGPETAEQQGESGARTAAAASDKADAGNPVSGASGEKPDLKEAAAAAGQAIAEGKGEEPSGLKVAKEVQASLESMRETLDARRSTMKATVQSLENRITSLNDQVDQQKSLIAKQSEAMSRIATGSNNGSGGMPGRDRYVLWMLAGINLLMLLAILALWRRIRGTETTPAPAGGGGETPQPAADTAELDPLSEANAQVASGELKQARSTLWEALAVDPRNWALYGRLLDLYEQEGDADQFEEVARRLFAQLGGEHREWQEEVRGRGRQLKPESTLFAALGDQPGDGSDVPTFDMDDFDLGVTEETDPEEAAADPGREAAEQDEGEGAFDFDLEADSGAAGAAEADAPEGVAALEEDTTGSAPESEEDLTFSLDEESTEPTAEEAEADDEPAASTAEEDDDLELDLSLDAEATGDSGETTPEMPAPNGESEKDSPESFPDESSEGGQFSADEPEGDLEFDLSLSDTEEPEAGTGESESESDAIASENDFSMAEGLEWPGTEEEEPSTPETPDTPGPEEAEDGGELDLELPEPEGETGYELFTESEGPEDSSGTGEPRSAFGDEAGTAEEDDGELDLSLSEEDLDLGGSDTWGENDSWTELDTDPEDAASEGLGGNGQDEDEFEIKLDLAQAWIDMGDQESAKGLLQEVEARGGSGQQERARKLLATLA; encoded by the coding sequence ATGCCGAAATCCGCCCACCCAGGGCGCCTGCGCAACCCATCTCGGGCCCGTCCGACTTCGTCCGCCAAGGCCGGCTCGGCCGCCGTGGTATTCGGTGGATTCATGGCCGTGTCCCCGGCCACGATGGCCCTTGGACTGGGCGACCTTCAGGTCGAGTCCAAGCTGGGCAGCCCGCTGCACGCTGAGGCGCCGATTCACCTCAGCGGGGGGGAATCCGGTTCGCCCCTGGAAGCCACCCTGGCCGCTCCGGCGGACTACGAGATGGTGGGGAAATCCCCTTCGCCCGTTGTAAACCAGATCCAGGTCCGCCTGGTGGGCGACGCCAGTCCCCGCATTGTCATTTCCAGCTCCCGGCCGGTGACCGACCCCCTGTTCGAGGTGATGATCCGGGTGGGGGACGGGGACAACCAGGTCCTCAAGATGTACACCGTGGCCCTGGATCCCGCCAAGGCGACCCCGCCGCCCTCTGCCGCCAATAGCCGGTCCGCGGAGGCGGAGCCCTCCCGAGCCCGGCAGGCGCAGGACCGGCGCACAAACAGTGCAACCTCCGGTGGCGGCTCCGTGCCGCGCAAGGTCGGCCCGGCGGTGGAGCGCCCCAAGGTAGCCGTCACGGAGGGCTGGTCCAAGCGGAACCGGTACGGCCCCGTCCGCGAAGGGGACACGCTCGCCACCATTGTCCAACGCGTCCGACGGGATCCCTCGGTACCCGAGGAATCCGCTGTGGTGGCCGTCTGGAAGGAAAATCCGGAAGCCTTCATCGACAACAACATGAATCTGCTCCGCCGGGGGGCGGTACTGGAAATGCCGGAAGAGCAGCGGATCCGGCGGATTCCGGTTGCCGAGGCGCAGAAGACCATTCTGGAACAGCGCCGGGAATGGACGGCTCGCGGGCGCCCGCAGGTGAAGACCAATCCCGGCCATGAACGCTACCGCCTCAAGGTGGCCCTGGACCAGTCCGAAAAGGGGAAGCAGGCCGAGGACGGGCCGGAAACCGCCGAACAGCAGGGTGAGTCCGGGGCGCGGACGGCGGCTGCCGCCTCGGATAAGGCCGATGCGGGAAACCCGGTTTCGGGCGCCTCCGGGGAAAAGCCCGACCTGAAGGAGGCCGCCGCGGCGGCCGGCCAAGCCATTGCCGAAGGGAAGGGAGAGGAGCCTTCCGGCTTGAAGGTGGCGAAGGAGGTCCAGGCCAGCCTGGAGAGCATGCGCGAGACCCTGGACGCGCGGCGGAGCACCATGAAGGCCACGGTCCAGTCCCTGGAGAATCGGATCACCTCCCTCAATGACCAGGTGGACCAGCAGAAGAGCCTGATCGCCAAGCAGAGCGAGGCCATGTCCCGGATCGCCACCGGGAGCAACAACGGATCCGGGGGCATGCCGGGCCGGGATCGCTACGTACTCTGGATGCTCGCGGGTATTAATCTGCTCATGCTGCTGGCCATTCTCGCCCTCTGGCGCAGGATCCGGGGCACTGAAACGACTCCGGCGCCGGCCGGGGGCGGCGGGGAGACGCCGCAGCCCGCCGCCGATACCGCGGAGCTGGATCCCTTGAGCGAGGCCAATGCCCAGGTGGCGTCCGGCGAGCTCAAGCAGGCCCGCTCCACCCTCTGGGAGGCGCTGGCGGTGGACCCTCGAAATTGGGCGCTCTATGGAAGGTTGCTGGACCTGTACGAGCAGGAAGGGGACGCGGACCAGTTCGAGGAGGTCGCGCGCCGCCTCTTCGCCCAGCTCGGCGGCGAGCACCGGGAATGGCAGGAGGAGGTTCGCGGCCGGGGTCGCCAGCTCAAACCGGAGAGCACCCTGTTCGCCGCTTTGGGGGATCAGCCCGGGGACGGGTCGGATGTGCCCACCTTCGATATGGATGACTTCGACCTGGGCGTGACGGAAGAGACGGACCCCGAGGAGGCCGCAGCGGATCCGGGACGGGAAGCAGCGGAGCAGGACGAGGGTGAGGGTGCCTTCGACTTCGACCTGGAAGCCGATTCAGGGGCTGCCGGAGCGGCGGAGGCGGACGCCCCGGAGGGAGTCGCTGCTCTGGAAGAGGACACTACGGGATCCGCTCCGGAATCGGAGGAGGACCTGACCTTCTCCCTCGACGAGGAAAGTACCGAACCGACTGCAGAAGAAGCGGAAGCGGATGATGAACCGGCGGCCTCCACGGCGGAGGAGGACGATGATCTGGAGCTCGATCTGAGCCTGGATGCCGAGGCGACGGGCGACAGCGGGGAAACGACGCCCGAAATGCCCGCCCCGAACGGAGAGTCGGAAAAGGATTCCCCGGAGTCCTTCCCGGATGAATCGTCCGAAGGGGGACAGTTCTCCGCCGACGAGCCCGAAGGGGACCTGGAATTCGATCTCAGCCTTTCGGATACCGAGGAGCCGGAAGCCGGGACCGGAGAATCGGAGTCGGAAAGCGACGCCATCGCCTCTGAGAATGACTTCAGCATGGCGGAAGGGCTGGAATGGCCCGGTACTGAAGAAGAGGAGCCTTCCACGCCGGAGACGCCGGATACCCCCGGGCCGGAGGAAGCCGAAGACGGGGGCGAGCTGGACCTGGAGCTGCCCGAGCCAGAGGGGGAGACCGGCTACGAGCTCTTCACGGAATCGGAAGGGCCGGAAGATTCCTCCGGGACCGGGGAACCCCGGAGCGCTTTCGGGGACGAAGCCGGCACGGCGGAGGAGGACGATGGAGAGCTGGATCTCAGTCTTTCCGAGGAAGATCTGGATCTCGGCGGTTCCGATACTTGGGGTGAGAACGATTCCTGGACGGAGCTGGATACCGACCCGGAAGATGCCGCTTCGGAGGGGCTCGGGGGCAACGGCCAGGACGAGGACGAGTTCGAGATCAAGCTGGATCTTGCGCAGGCCTGGATCGACATGGGCGACCAGGAATCCGCCAAGGGGCTTCTGCAGGAGGTGGAGGCCCGCGGCGGGAGCGGCCAGCAGGAGCGGGCCCGGAAGCTGCTCGCGACCCTGGCTTGA
- the truA gene encoding tRNA pseudouridine(38-40) synthase TruA: MAGRMALLLEFDGSRFHGWQRQTNAMSVQEALETALSRVADAPVRAVAAGRTDAGVHGLGMVVHFDPPVERPAEAWIRGVNAHLPQGAAVVEAVPVAAGFDARRKARARTYLYRLLARPGRPGLEQGRVTWVRGPLDAEAMAEGGRWLQGRRDFSAFRAAGCQAAHPVREVQRLAVRALGEEIQVAVRADAFLYNMVRIMVGSLVEVGLGRQNPAWIGEVLTSGDRERAGPTARPEGLYFAAVHYPPEWGAPAPPTRGPGGFDPAGF, translated from the coding sequence ATGGCCGGGCGAATGGCCCTCTTGTTGGAATTCGACGGCTCCAGGTTTCACGGCTGGCAGCGGCAGACCAACGCCATGAGCGTCCAGGAGGCCCTGGAGACCGCCCTTTCCCGGGTGGCCGACGCCCCCGTCCGGGCGGTGGCGGCGGGCCGAACCGACGCGGGGGTCCATGGTCTGGGCATGGTGGTGCATTTCGACCCGCCGGTGGAGCGGCCCGCCGAGGCCTGGATCCGGGGCGTCAATGCGCACCTGCCGCAAGGGGCCGCCGTGGTGGAGGCCGTGCCCGTGGCCGCTGGATTCGATGCGCGGCGCAAGGCCAGGGCGCGGACCTACCTCTACCGACTGCTCGCCCGTCCGGGGCGGCCGGGACTCGAGCAGGGCCGTGTGACCTGGGTGCGCGGCCCCCTGGACGCGGAGGCCATGGCCGAGGGGGGAAGGTGGCTGCAGGGCCGCCGGGATTTCTCCGCCTTCCGGGCGGCGGGATGCCAGGCGGCGCACCCCGTGCGCGAGGTCCAGCGCCTCGCCGTTCGCGCCTTGGGCGAGGAGATTCAGGTGGCAGTGCGTGCCGACGCATTCCTGTACAATATGGTGCGGATTATGGTCGGATCGCTGGTGGAAGTGGGCCTGGGCAGGCAAAATCCGGCCTGGATCGGGGAAGTGCTGACCAGTGGCGATCGTGAGCGAGCCGGGCCCACCGCCCGTCCCGAGGGGCTGTATTTCGCCGCCGTGCACTATCCCCCCGAATGGGGCGCGCCCGCGCCGCCGACCCGCGGGCCGGGCGGTTTCGATCCGGCGGGCTTCTAG
- a CDS encoding phosphoribosylanthranilate isomerase, translated as MGRTRVKICGITRPEDGRMAAAAGADAVGLVFHPDSPRAVTPERAAEIRAALPPFVTAVGLFVDPDRQQVAQTLAACPLDLLQFHGGESPGLCGAFDRPYIKAVRVGPDTDLGEAAQRYGADRLLLDAYVPGQAGGTGRTFRWSLIPAELASRVVLAGGLDADNVGEAVRAVGPYAVDASSGVEERPGVKSAVRVAAFIQGVRDADRG; from the coding sequence TTGGGCCGAACGCGCGTGAAAATCTGCGGGATCACCCGGCCCGAGGACGGCCGCATGGCCGCGGCGGCGGGGGCCGATGCCGTCGGCCTGGTGTTCCACCCCGATAGCCCCCGGGCGGTGACGCCGGAGCGGGCGGCGGAGATACGGGCCGCCCTGCCGCCCTTTGTTACCGCCGTGGGCCTGTTCGTGGATCCCGACCGGCAGCAGGTGGCGCAGACCCTGGCGGCGTGCCCCCTGGACCTGCTGCAGTTCCACGGCGGGGAATCCCCCGGGCTATGCGGCGCCTTCGACCGGCCCTATATCAAGGCGGTACGCGTGGGGCCCGATACGGACCTCGGGGAGGCCGCGCAGCGTTACGGGGCGGACCGGCTCCTCCTCGACGCCTACGTGCCGGGACAGGCCGGGGGAACGGGGCGAACCTTCCGCTGGTCCCTGATCCCGGCCGAGCTGGCCTCGCGGGTGGTGCTGGCCGGGGGGCTGGATGCGGACAACGTGGGCGAAGCCGTGCGTGCGGTGGGGCCCTATGCCGTGGATGCAAGCAGCGGGGTCGAAGAGCGTCCGGGCGTCAAATCGGCGGTCCGGGTGGCGGCTTTCATACAAGGAGTCCGGGATGCGGACCGAGGATAA
- the trpB gene encoding tryptophan synthase subunit beta, producing the protein MRTEDNLPDGNGHYGIYGGRYVSETLMAPILELERAYGELREDPAFQAELADELRDYVGRPTPIYEAKRLGAEAGGARIFLKREDLTHTGAHKINNTIGQGLLARHMGKRRIIAETGAGQHGVATATVAARLGLECVIYMGAEDMRRQAMNVYRMRLLGAEVRSVEAGSRTLKDAMNEAMRDWVTNVADTFYVIGTVAGPHPYPMLVRDFQAVIGREARAQIGEKLGRLPDALVACVGGGSNAMGLFYPFLADEEVAMVGVEAGGYGVATGHHAAPLTGGVPGILHGSRSYLMQDDHGQILPTHSISAGLDYPGVGPEHSHLKDLGRVAYETVDDEEALAAFKQLTATEGILPALESSHAVAAAMRLARTMRADQAVLVNLSGRGDKDIHTVAETEGSS; encoded by the coding sequence ATGCGGACCGAGGATAATCTGCCGGACGGCAACGGCCATTACGGTATCTACGGTGGGCGCTACGTCTCCGAGACGCTGATGGCGCCCATCCTCGAGCTGGAGCGGGCCTATGGGGAGCTGCGCGAGGACCCCGCCTTCCAGGCCGAGCTGGCGGACGAGCTTCGCGACTATGTGGGGCGGCCCACGCCGATCTACGAGGCCAAGCGGCTCGGCGCCGAGGCCGGCGGGGCGCGGATCTTCCTCAAGCGGGAGGACCTGACCCACACCGGGGCCCACAAGATCAACAACACCATCGGTCAGGGCCTGCTCGCCCGGCACATGGGCAAGCGGCGCATCATCGCCGAAACGGGTGCGGGCCAGCACGGCGTGGCCACCGCCACCGTGGCCGCCCGCCTCGGCCTGGAGTGCGTGATCTATATGGGCGCCGAGGACATGCGCCGCCAGGCCATGAACGTATATCGCATGCGGCTGCTGGGGGCTGAGGTCCGCTCCGTGGAGGCCGGTTCGCGCACCCTCAAGGACGCCATGAACGAGGCTATGCGCGACTGGGTCACCAATGTTGCCGACACCTTCTACGTCATCGGGACCGTGGCCGGCCCGCATCCCTACCCCATGCTGGTGCGGGATTTCCAGGCGGTGATCGGGCGCGAGGCCCGGGCGCAGATCGGCGAGAAGCTGGGTCGGCTCCCGGACGCCCTGGTGGCCTGCGTGGGCGGGGGCAGCAACGCCATGGGCTTGTTCTATCCGTTCCTGGCGGACGAGGAGGTGGCCATGGTGGGCGTGGAGGCGGGTGGCTACGGCGTGGCTACCGGCCACCACGCCGCGCCCCTGACCGGGGGCGTGCCCGGTATCCTGCACGGTTCGCGCAGTTACCTGATGCAGGACGACCACGGCCAGATCCTGCCCACGCACTCCATCTCCGCCGGTCTGGACTATCCCGGGGTGGGGCCCGAGCACAGTCACCTCAAGGATCTCGGCCGGGTGGCCTACGAGACCGTGGACGACGAGGAGGCCCTGGCGGCTTTCAAGCAGCTCACGGCCACCGAGGGCATCCTCCCCGCACTGGAATCCTCCCACGCGGTGGCCGCCGCCATGCGCCTGGCGCGCACCATGCGCGCCGACCAGGCCGTCCTGGTCAACCTCTCCGGGCGCGGCGACAAGGACATTCACACGGTGGCGGAAACGGAAGGATCGTCGTGA
- the trpA gene encoding tryptophan synthase subunit alpha, which yields MNRIETTFDRLRREGRKGLITFLTAGDPHPDQTVPLLHGLVEAGVDVLELGIPFTDPLADGPVIQRASERALAHDVTLDDVLEMVRRFRAEDPDTPVVLMGYANPVERMGPARFAERAAAAGVDGLLTVDMPPEEAGEWYGPLPEAGVAPIMLVAPTTSEERLDETLEQARGFVYYVSMTGVTGGGGLDVASVGEHVAPIRARTDLPVAVGFGVRDADSAAAVAGAADAVVVGSALIRTVEAHVGGSDPGALRAALAEQVADLRQGVDRQAVPPS from the coding sequence GTGAACCGCATCGAGACCACTTTCGACCGGCTCCGCCGGGAAGGGCGCAAGGGGCTGATCACCTTTCTGACCGCGGGGGATCCGCATCCGGACCAGACGGTGCCGCTGCTGCACGGCCTGGTGGAAGCCGGGGTGGACGTGCTCGAGCTCGGCATACCCTTCACCGATCCGCTCGCCGACGGTCCCGTGATCCAGCGGGCCTCGGAACGGGCGCTGGCCCACGATGTTACCCTCGACGACGTTCTAGAGATGGTGCGGCGCTTCCGGGCCGAGGATCCCGATACCCCGGTGGTGCTCATGGGCTACGCCAATCCCGTGGAGCGCATGGGACCGGCGCGGTTCGCGGAGCGCGCCGCCGCGGCGGGTGTGGACGGTCTGCTAACTGTGGACATGCCCCCGGAGGAGGCCGGCGAATGGTACGGGCCCCTGCCGGAGGCGGGCGTGGCGCCGATCATGCTGGTGGCGCCCACCACTTCCGAGGAGCGGCTGGACGAGACCCTGGAGCAGGCGCGGGGATTCGTCTACTACGTCTCCATGACCGGCGTGACCGGTGGCGGAGGCCTCGACGTGGCCTCCGTCGGCGAGCACGTGGCACCCATCCGGGCCCGCACGGATCTCCCCGTGGCCGTGGGCTTCGGGGTGCGGGATGCCGATTCCGCCGCTGCGGTTGCCGGCGCTGCCGATGCCGTCGTGGTGGGCAGCGCCCTGATCCGGACCGTGGAAGCGCATGTGGGGGGCTCGGACCCCGGGGCCCTGCGAGCGGCGCTTGCGGAGCAGGTGGCCGATCTGCGCCAGGGGGTGGACCGCCAGGCCGTGCCGCCGAGCTGA
- the accD gene encoding acetyl-CoA carboxylase, carboxyltransferase subunit beta: MSWFQKIMPPKIKEKQNKGGTTPEGLWDKCPSCQAILYRKDLERGFQVCPKCDHHHRLGARQRLDFFLDPEGREEIGGGLNSNDPLRFRDSKKYRDRVVLAQKKTGERDALVAMRGYVKGQGVVASAFDFNFMGGSMGSVVGERFVRAVDRSVNDRVPLVNFSASGGARMQEGLYSLMQMSKTSAALAKLDDAGLPFVSVLTDPTMGGVSASLAMLGDVIVAEPKALIGFAGPRVIQQTVQETLPEGFQEAEFLQEHGAVDCIVDRRDMRESIADILATLNHLPATG; the protein is encoded by the coding sequence ATGAGCTGGTTTCAGAAGATCATGCCTCCCAAGATCAAGGAGAAGCAGAACAAGGGAGGAACCACCCCCGAGGGTCTGTGGGACAAATGCCCCAGCTGTCAGGCGATTCTCTATCGCAAGGATCTGGAGCGCGGCTTCCAGGTATGCCCGAAATGCGACCATCACCATCGCCTCGGCGCCCGGCAGCGGCTCGATTTCTTCCTCGATCCCGAGGGTCGGGAGGAGATCGGCGGCGGGCTGAATTCCAACGACCCCCTGCGCTTCCGGGATTCCAAGAAGTACCGGGACCGGGTGGTGCTGGCCCAGAAGAAGACGGGCGAGCGGGACGCCCTGGTGGCCATGCGCGGCTACGTCAAAGGGCAAGGGGTGGTAGCCTCGGCCTTCGACTTCAACTTCATGGGCGGCTCCATGGGCTCCGTGGTGGGGGAGCGCTTCGTACGGGCCGTGGATCGCTCCGTCAACGACCGGGTGCCGCTGGTGAATTTCTCTGCTTCCGGCGGGGCGCGCATGCAGGAGGGGCTCTACTCGCTCATGCAGATGAGCAAGACCTCCGCCGCCTTGGCCAAGCTGGACGATGCCGGTCTGCCGTTTGTCTCTGTGCTCACGGATCCCACCATGGGCGGAGTCTCCGCGAGTCTCGCCATGCTCGGCGACGTGATCGTGGCGGAGCCCAAGGCCCTGATCGGGTTCGCCGGCCCGCGGGTGATCCAGCAGACCGTGCAGGAAACCCTGCCCGAGGGCTTCCAGGAGGCGGAATTCCTGCAGGAGCACGGCGCCGTGGACTGCATCGTGGACAGACGGGATATGCGCGAGTCCATCGCCGACATACTGGCAACCCTCAACCACCTGCCCGCGACCGGTTGA